In Horticoccus luteus, the following proteins share a genomic window:
- a CDS encoding ShlB/FhaC/HecB family hemolysin secretion/activation protein has product MKTRVLLFLLIAGLSRLGAQVGTNFDEVAGRNLAAQPGETAIIPALRGIVLLPSESPAELAAPAAPGIHTDRVPLLDHDPVRQDLKIFLGRPVSVPSLGRMEMAIRLQLQLLGRPFARVYTPPQDITAGTVRIVVQLATLDGDVRLNGNKWFARERYTGGLHIRPGEALDMTSLNADLAWLNRNPFRRVTPVIEAGAQPGTTRVTLQAEEQFPLSLTAGYDNTGTKATDENRVSAAVQWGNAFGRGDLLNYRFSADPELEHMRSHALGYTAFLPWRHLLTLQGSYATIDSTMPEPFTQSGKSWQVGARYEIPLPAPHANWTQDLSFTADFKYSDNTLEFAAIPITGNVTHIAQVGANYGVTFPAFGGQNDARLEVEASPGGLTGRNTDSAFAGSRPGAKAAYAYARLGLRHQHALGRGWGLNLSADTQFATGALLGTEQLNGGGSSAVRGYRESSAFGDWGVVGSAELHAPGFALFKGRDRVDLFAFIDAASLRLCHDNESTDLASAGPGVNYQFGRHFSLRAAYGWQLEAIDSSRGVYSGYGHLSASVAW; this is encoded by the coding sequence ATGAAAACGCGCGTCCTTTTATTCCTGCTCATCGCTGGACTGAGTCGCCTCGGCGCGCAGGTCGGAACAAATTTTGACGAGGTGGCCGGCCGGAATCTCGCGGCCCAGCCCGGAGAGACGGCGATCATCCCGGCGTTGCGCGGCATTGTGCTTCTGCCGTCGGAGTCACCCGCGGAACTCGCAGCTCCCGCTGCGCCTGGCATCCATACCGACCGCGTGCCGTTGCTCGACCACGACCCGGTGCGGCAGGATTTGAAAATCTTCCTCGGGCGCCCCGTGTCGGTGCCGTCTCTCGGACGGATGGAGATGGCGATCCGCCTGCAACTCCAGCTGCTCGGCCGACCCTTCGCGCGTGTTTATACGCCGCCGCAGGACATTACCGCTGGCACCGTGCGCATCGTCGTCCAATTGGCGACGCTCGATGGCGACGTGCGGCTCAACGGCAACAAGTGGTTCGCCCGCGAGCGTTACACCGGCGGGCTGCACATCCGTCCCGGCGAGGCGCTGGACATGACGTCACTCAACGCCGACCTCGCCTGGCTGAACCGCAATCCGTTCCGACGCGTGACGCCCGTGATCGAAGCCGGCGCCCAACCCGGCACGACGCGCGTCACGCTGCAGGCCGAGGAGCAATTCCCGCTCTCGCTGACTGCGGGTTACGACAACACCGGCACGAAGGCGACCGACGAAAACCGCGTCTCGGCCGCCGTGCAATGGGGCAACGCCTTCGGGCGCGGCGACCTGCTCAACTACCGCTTCTCCGCCGATCCGGAGCTCGAGCACATGCGCAGTCATGCGCTAGGTTACACGGCGTTTCTTCCGTGGCGCCATCTGCTCACGTTGCAGGGTTCGTATGCGACGATCGACTCCACGATGCCCGAGCCGTTCACACAGAGCGGCAAGTCCTGGCAGGTCGGCGCGCGCTATGAGATTCCGCTGCCCGCGCCGCACGCGAATTGGACGCAGGACCTGAGCTTCACCGCCGATTTCAAATACTCCGACAACACCCTCGAGTTCGCGGCGATTCCGATCACCGGCAATGTCACCCACATCGCGCAAGTCGGGGCGAACTATGGCGTGACGTTTCCCGCGTTCGGCGGGCAGAACGATGCGCGACTCGAAGTCGAGGCCAGCCCGGGCGGACTCACGGGCCGAAACACCGACTCCGCCTTCGCCGGCTCGCGGCCCGGCGCCAAGGCAGCCTATGCCTACGCCCGCCTCGGCCTGCGCCATCAGCACGCGCTGGGCCGCGGCTGGGGATTGAACCTTTCGGCCGACACGCAGTTTGCCACCGGCGCACTGCTCGGCACGGAACAGCTCAACGGCGGCGGCTCCTCCGCCGTGCGCGGTTACCGTGAAAGCAGTGCCTTCGGCGACTGGGGCGTCGTCGGCAGTGCGGAGCTGCACGCGCCCGGTTTCGCGCTGTTCAAAGGACGCGACCGCGTGGACCTGTTCGCCTTTATCGATGCCGCGTCGCTGCGCCTTTGCCACGACAACGAGAGCACCGACCTCGCGAGCGCCGGCCCCGGCGTGAACTACCAATTCGGCCGCCACTTTAGCCTCCGCGCCGCCTACGGCTGGCAGCTTGAGGCCATCGATTCCTCGCGCGGGGTCTACTCCGGCTACGGCCACCTCAGTGCGAGCGTCGCGTGGTGA
- a CDS encoding beta strand repeat-containing protein produces MPSSKARRTQPFLAFFRTRLTPFTFPVAIAALAPLVVLPQGYALPAGPQVVAGDVTIGRSGNTLNIAQGSQHAVVNWQGFDIAQNELVRLRQTSNAAMLARVTGGNPTQLLGTLQADGKLFLINPKGIVVGQGAVIDTAAFMASTLDVSDADFLRGGALTFKGDSAAGVANYGEITAREGSVMLFAHTVKNAGQINATNGTVGLGAGTEVYLAAPDATGFVIKSNLPATTKKTGVDNAGVIAAAQAQLEAAGGSIYELAVNQSGVIRATGTATVNGRVLLTANGGTVGVSGQVSARNADGSGGNLLVGGDYHGANANVANAARTVVTSTGQLDASAATATAKAGRVIVWSDDATRFLGTLNATGADGGFAEVSGQHWLDFNPVAPVQLGTAGSLLLDPDALVISADADAGTSTSGTNPFTFGATTEPATLNVTTLQNQLAATNVILDTSTSTGDITFNAAVTWATNNALTVRSGNNITINADITGGAASTLALYTARTADRPPETDLPPIEGQVTLDSNATITVGTLTYGTNEASDPGPDYTLDTPLQTGTAFLNGNLNVNTLNVDLSGGGASVYADGANNAIGAFTTTGIGTLRGAYILDQQGGLDVSLNSATAGGPYLQFITPGTLTLKSGSSLNFASTGTVVLASTGGAVVNEAGPDVFGANARFLIYTNTTAATLKNGLTGTEVFNHPYNENDYYDDTVSRFFFSAPSGSPILTYTADSFARTYGAANPALTFTRSGLIGGVTDDVTGAPTLAATATQSSGAGAYAINISAGTLASSNYDFGFVPGTLTIDRAPLTITANDQTRRINLANPDFDATFSGFVLGETSSALAGTLAFATPATLSSPAGTYAITPSGLTSANYAISFVPGTLTLTQITALLISADDFSRTYGAANPTFTASYTGFVNGETSSVVSGLQFNTAATQTSGIGTYTITPFGATAAGYDISYASGTLTINRAPLTISVPNQARTYGDANNLFANFNGLVNGESSSVVSGLSLTTAATPSSDVGTYAITAAGATADNYSITYSQGTLSVLTAPLTVSIANATRSYGDADPAFSYQVSGLKNNDLAANVVSVTGLASLASADAGIGSYGIIGFSSVISPNYSVTTQAGDLTITPRPLTITADNQSRVYGDANPTLTATFSGLASFDTPALFGNLGLTTQATPSSGVGDWGITFPTVTNRNYTITPQYGTLAITPAPLTLLPLIELTRVYGHANPDLTPPAVSGLKLTDTSANLGLAFTTPALTADVGTYSYELTTNNSNYTLPSATGEFRVAPAPLTVGITPTGRRYGDANPTSYEITAHGLAFSDTAAAVIGVSNPTELTTDIGTYAVSPLLLNHNYVIDSFTGGGFVISPRVLTFTAADRTKVYGEVNPSFFGSITGFADGDSELNIVKNYGFVTLAGPSSDVGSYAIRPTAQTTTPNYIATFVDGTLSVTPAPLTVTIANATRNYGQANPVFAVASAQGLKNHDALTSLDLTLFSTATAASHTGFYPILGSSAAPNYTVTFAQGTLTVERAEATIAVGTANRPFGDLLTAANPFALTFTGFLPADEPLAQSNWKVEFNDDASFAPGGHPVPAAATNAATTAALSENYNISVLLGSLNVTPRPVTITAADHSVAFGTKIPDSFAELTPAVPAGSPAFSVIGHPDTSGGAAGHFIVVPSVVPAAGVTQETLDRYFTFDLKPGALSIDLPKDNVDLTQQIDPSRLNTTNNTIINRTNTIDPATVNVEHDTKLTIAAQTEVAFDTAPLTKTDFANYFATFSGQADAVKQAMADSYSDLLKGKGQKDSSYEAMTANARQMLADWMSGALSVDDLRSRVASGDADAATAFGFILPALVNLSRAKDVADMTPMDRQVLGRLADLTEQRRSDTIKIAQEKYADMVKTNAERAKLAGLSTLFIGPGDFKSIVEGASQDAMARYMGATLGAGAGTGAGAAVLLSVPAIATAIFPHAGTLVVSTSAVGETVGTFTSSAGASMGASAAGPAVAIAMAVVLAVRAVQIGDSVKNEQDYNNLIKSWPPGEQITSIADLKSSAMDQDMKLSTLMLSADLLKSTP; encoded by the coding sequence ATGCCCTCCTCCAAGGCCCGGCGCACCCAACCCTTTCTCGCATTTTTTCGCACGCGGCTGACGCCGTTCACTTTCCCCGTGGCCATCGCCGCGCTCGCGCCGCTTGTGGTGCTTCCCCAAGGCTACGCGTTGCCCGCCGGCCCGCAGGTCGTGGCAGGCGACGTTACCATCGGCCGTTCCGGAAACACCCTTAACATCGCCCAAGGCTCCCAACACGCCGTCGTCAACTGGCAAGGCTTCGACATCGCGCAAAACGAGCTCGTCCGCCTTCGCCAGACCAGCAACGCCGCCATGCTCGCGCGTGTCACCGGCGGCAATCCCACCCAACTTCTCGGCACGCTTCAGGCCGACGGAAAACTTTTCCTCATCAATCCCAAGGGCATCGTGGTCGGTCAGGGCGCGGTGATCGATACCGCGGCCTTCATGGCGTCCACGCTTGATGTGAGCGATGCGGATTTCCTGCGCGGTGGCGCGCTGACGTTCAAAGGCGACAGCGCCGCCGGCGTCGCGAATTACGGTGAGATCACGGCTCGCGAAGGCAGCGTAATGCTGTTCGCCCACACCGTAAAAAACGCCGGCCAGATCAACGCGACCAACGGCACCGTCGGTCTCGGTGCAGGCACCGAGGTTTACCTCGCGGCCCCCGACGCCACCGGCTTTGTCATCAAGAGCAACCTGCCCGCCACGACGAAGAAAACCGGTGTGGACAACGCCGGCGTCATCGCCGCCGCCCAAGCGCAATTGGAAGCCGCCGGCGGCAGCATCTACGAACTCGCGGTCAACCAAAGCGGCGTCATCCGCGCCACGGGCACGGCCACCGTCAACGGCCGCGTGCTGCTCACCGCGAATGGCGGCACCGTCGGTGTGAGTGGCCAAGTCTCCGCGCGCAATGCCGACGGCTCCGGCGGCAACCTCCTCGTCGGCGGCGACTATCATGGGGCCAACGCCAACGTCGCGAACGCCGCCCGCACGGTCGTCACGTCCACCGGTCAACTCGATGCCAGCGCCGCCACTGCGACCGCGAAGGCCGGGCGCGTGATTGTCTGGTCGGACGACGCCACGCGGTTTCTCGGCACCCTCAACGCCACGGGTGCCGACGGCGGTTTTGCCGAGGTCTCCGGCCAGCACTGGCTCGATTTTAATCCCGTTGCGCCCGTGCAACTCGGCACCGCCGGCAGCCTGTTGCTCGATCCCGATGCGCTCGTCATCAGCGCCGACGCCGACGCTGGCACCAGCACCAGCGGCACCAATCCGTTCACCTTCGGCGCGACGACCGAACCCGCCACGCTCAACGTCACCACGCTGCAAAACCAGCTGGCCGCGACCAACGTCATCCTCGACACCTCGACCTCCACCGGTGACATCACGTTCAACGCCGCGGTCACTTGGGCGACCAACAACGCCCTGACCGTTCGCTCCGGCAATAACATCACGATCAACGCCGACATCACCGGAGGCGCCGCCAGCACCCTCGCGCTCTACACCGCCCGCACCGCCGACCGGCCGCCGGAAACGGACCTGCCCCCCATCGAAGGTCAAGTGACGCTCGACAGCAACGCCACCATCACGGTTGGCACGCTGACCTACGGAACTAACGAGGCCTCTGACCCCGGTCCCGACTACACCTTGGATACACCGTTGCAGACCGGAACCGCGTTTTTGAACGGCAACCTCAACGTCAACACCCTCAACGTGGATCTTTCCGGTGGTGGCGCGAGCGTCTACGCCGACGGCGCCAATAACGCGATCGGCGCTTTCACCACCACCGGCATCGGCACGCTCAGAGGCGCTTACATCCTCGATCAGCAAGGCGGGCTCGACGTATCGCTCAATTCCGCCACCGCCGGCGGGCCCTACTTGCAATTCATCACCCCCGGCACATTGACGCTTAAAAGCGGGAGCAGCCTCAACTTCGCCTCGACGGGCACCGTGGTGCTCGCCTCCACCGGCGGCGCAGTCGTCAACGAGGCCGGCCCCGATGTCTTCGGCGCCAACGCCCGCTTTCTCATCTATACGAATACGACCGCCGCCACGCTCAAGAACGGACTGACCGGCACGGAGGTCTTTAACCATCCTTACAACGAGAACGATTACTACGACGACACCGTCTCCCGTTTCTTTTTCTCCGCCCCCTCTGGTTCACCGATCCTCACCTATACCGCCGATAGTTTTGCGCGCACTTACGGCGCGGCCAATCCCGCCCTCACCTTCACGCGCAGCGGGCTGATCGGTGGCGTTACCGACGACGTCACCGGCGCGCCGACGTTGGCCGCCACCGCCACGCAAAGTTCGGGCGCCGGCGCGTATGCAATCAACATCTCCGCTGGCACGCTCGCCTCGTCCAATTACGATTTTGGTTTCGTGCCTGGCACGCTCACCATCGACCGCGCACCGCTGACGATCACGGCCAACGACCAGACTCGCCGCATCAACCTCGCCAACCCCGACTTCGACGCGACGTTCTCCGGTTTCGTGCTTGGTGAGACGTCATCCGCGCTCGCCGGCACCTTGGCCTTCGCCACCCCGGCCACGCTCTCCTCGCCGGCCGGCACGTATGCGATCACGCCCTCCGGACTCACGTCAGCCAACTATGCGATCTCGTTCGTGCCCGGCACGCTCACGTTGACTCAGATCACCGCGCTCCTCATCTCGGCGGACGATTTTTCCCGCACCTACGGCGCAGCCAATCCAACATTCACCGCGAGCTACACCGGTTTCGTAAACGGCGAAACGTCGTCCGTGGTCAGCGGTCTGCAATTCAACACGGCCGCCACGCAAACCTCGGGCATCGGCACCTACACGATCACGCCGTTTGGCGCCACGGCCGCCGGATACGACATCAGCTATGCTTCCGGCACTCTCACGATCAACCGGGCGCCGCTGACCATCTCCGTGCCTAACCAGGCGCGCACCTACGGCGATGCGAACAACCTCTTCGCCAATTTCAACGGCCTCGTGAACGGCGAGTCCTCATCCGTCGTCAGCGGCCTCTCGCTCACCACCGCCGCCACGCCCAGCTCGGATGTCGGCACTTACGCCATCACCGCCGCCGGCGCGACCGCCGACAATTACAGCATCACTTACTCCCAAGGCACCTTGTCCGTGCTGACCGCTCCACTGACCGTGAGCATCGCCAATGCCACGCGGAGTTACGGCGACGCGGATCCGGCGTTCAGTTATCAGGTTTCCGGACTGAAAAATAACGACCTCGCCGCGAACGTGGTCAGCGTGACCGGCCTCGCCTCGCTCGCCTCCGCCGACGCGGGCATCGGCAGTTACGGCATCATCGGTTTCTCGTCGGTGATCTCGCCCAATTATTCCGTCACCACGCAGGCCGGCGACCTCACGATCACACCGCGACCACTGACGATCACCGCGGATAATCAAAGCCGCGTTTACGGTGACGCGAATCCAACCCTCACCGCTACGTTTAGCGGTCTCGCGTCGTTCGACACCCCGGCTCTCTTTGGCAACCTCGGTCTCACGACGCAGGCCACACCATCGTCCGGCGTCGGTGACTGGGGCATCACCTTCCCTACGGTCACGAACCGGAACTACACGATCACGCCGCAGTATGGCACCCTCGCCATCACGCCGGCTCCGCTGACGTTACTGCCGCTGATCGAGCTCACGCGCGTTTACGGTCACGCCAATCCTGATCTCACCCCGCCGGCGGTCAGCGGACTCAAGCTCACCGACACCTCCGCCAACCTCGGACTGGCTTTCACCACGCCTGCATTAACGGCCGACGTCGGCACCTACTCTTACGAGCTCACCACCAACAATTCGAACTACACACTTCCCTCGGCGACCGGCGAGTTCCGCGTGGCCCCCGCACCGCTGACCGTCGGCATAACCCCGACTGGCCGCCGCTATGGCGACGCCAATCCCACGAGTTATGAGATCACCGCCCACGGTCTCGCGTTTTCCGATACCGCCGCTGCGGTCATCGGAGTCAGCAACCCCACCGAGCTCACGACCGACATCGGCACCTATGCCGTTTCGCCGCTGCTCCTGAACCACAACTACGTGATCGATTCGTTCACCGGTGGCGGGTTTGTGATTTCACCGCGCGTGCTCACGTTCACGGCGGCTGACCGCACCAAGGTTTACGGCGAGGTGAATCCGTCCTTCTTCGGGTCGATCACCGGATTCGCCGACGGCGACAGCGAACTCAACATCGTCAAAAACTACGGCTTCGTCACGCTCGCCGGCCCGTCCTCGGACGTCGGCTCCTACGCGATCCGGCCCACGGCGCAGACCACCACGCCCAACTACATAGCGACGTTCGTGGACGGCACGCTCTCGGTGACCCCCGCGCCTTTGACCGTCACAATCGCCAACGCCACCCGCAACTACGGTCAGGCGAATCCGGTTTTCGCCGTCGCCAGCGCCCAAGGCCTGAAGAATCACGATGCGCTCACCTCGTTGGATCTGACGTTGTTCTCCACCGCCACCGCGGCTTCGCATACGGGGTTCTATCCGATCCTTGGATCAAGCGCTGCGCCCAACTACACGGTTACGTTCGCTCAAGGCACGCTCACCGTGGAGCGAGCTGAAGCCACCATCGCCGTCGGCACCGCGAACCGCCCGTTCGGCGATCTCCTCACGGCCGCGAACCCGTTCGCGCTGACCTTCACGGGGTTTCTTCCGGCCGACGAACCGCTGGCGCAGAGCAACTGGAAAGTGGAGTTTAACGACGACGCCTCGTTCGCCCCGGGCGGCCATCCGGTGCCCGCCGCGGCGACGAATGCGGCGACCACCGCGGCGCTCAGCGAGAATTACAACATCTCCGTTCTGCTGGGTTCGTTGAACGTGACGCCGCGCCCCGTGACCATCACCGCCGCCGACCATTCCGTCGCGTTCGGCACGAAGATCCCCGACTCCTTCGCCGAACTCACGCCCGCAGTGCCCGCGGGCTCGCCGGCATTCAGTGTGATCGGCCACCCCGACACCAGCGGCGGAGCGGCGGGACATTTCATCGTTGTGCCGAGCGTGGTGCCGGCCGCGGGCGTGACGCAGGAAACGCTCGATCGCTATTTCACCTTCGATCTCAAGCCGGGCGCACTCTCGATCGATCTGCCCAAGGACAACGTCGATCTCACCCAGCAAATTGATCCGTCGCGCCTCAACACGACGAACAACACCATCATCAACCGCACGAACACGATCGACCCCGCCACCGTCAACGTGGAGCACGATACGAAGCTCACGATCGCGGCCCAGACGGAGGTGGCCTTCGACACCGCGCCGCTGACCAAGACCGATTTCGCCAACTATTTCGCGACCTTCTCCGGGCAAGCGGACGCGGTGAAGCAGGCGATGGCCGACAGCTACAGCGACCTCCTTAAAGGCAAAGGGCAGAAGGACAGCAGCTATGAGGCGATGACTGCGAATGCCCGCCAAATGCTCGCGGACTGGATGAGCGGGGCTTTGTCGGTCGACGATCTGCGCAGCCGGGTCGCCTCCGGCGACGCCGACGCCGCCACGGCGTTCGGGTTCATCCTGCCGGCCTTGGTCAATCTGTCTCGCGCCAAAGACGTGGCCGACATGACCCCGATGGATCGCCAGGTTCTGGGCCGGCTCGCCGATCTCACGGAGCAGAGAAGATCTGATACCATCAAAATTGCGCAGGAGAAATACGCGGACATGGTCAAAACCAACGCGGAGCGGGCGAAGCTCGCGGGCCTGTCCACACTCTTCATCGGACCGGGAGACTTCAAATCGATCGTCGAGGGAGCCAGTCAGGATGCGATGGCGCGATATATGGGTGCGACGCTCGGGGCTGGGGCCGGCACCGGCGCCGGCGCGGCGGTGCTCCTGTCGGTGCCCGCGATTGCGACCGCGATCTTCCCGCATGCCGGAACCCTTGTCGTAAGCACCAGTGCGGTGGGCGAAACCGTCGGGACGTTTACCTCGTCGGCGGGGGCGAGCATGGGTGCATCCGCCGCGGGCCCGGCCGTCGCGATCGCGATGGCGGTCGTGCTTGCGGTCCGCGCCGTGCAAATCGGCGACAGCGTCAAGAATGAGCAGGACTATAACAACCTGATCAAATCGTGGCCGCCCGGTGAACAGATCACCTCCATCGCGGACCTGAAAAGCAGTGCGATGGATCAGGACATGAAGCTTTCGACCCTGATGCTCTCTGCGGACCTCCTCAAATCCACGCCATGA